A window of the Caldivirga sp. genome harbors these coding sequences:
- a CDS encoding sulfurtransferase TusA family protein: MSNENEVTVDARGKVCPVPVLETAKAARLAKPGQVIKVIATDPAAKQDLVNWARVTNNELLSVEENNDAVVVRIRVKGKL; encoded by the coding sequence ATGAGCAATGAAAATGAAGTCACAGTAGACGCAAGGGGAAAGGTATGCCCGGTTCCAGTTCTTGAAACCGCTAAGGCTGCTAGATTAGCTAAGCCTGGTCAGGTTATTAAGGTGATTGCCACTGATCCCGCAGCTAAGCAGGATTTAGTGAATTGGGCTAGGGTAACTAATAATGAGTTACTTAGTGTGGAGGAGAATAATGATGCTGTAGTTGTTAGAATAAGGGTTAAGGGCAAGTTATGA
- a CDS encoding PaREP1 family protein produces the protein MEVPKEVLDAAERAGIDVIDLILNQLYLRDPSEGIRLRITLAEKMLNEAKEYLAKGDLTQASEKAYKAAEEAVKALAEEFNLPEYQQAMKEGRWYIYNLFNAVSKLSIRLGDWVRVGWNSAYALHAWGFHEGKLDVNSVSQMIEDVEKMIVEVKKALK, from the coding sequence GTGGAGGTTCCTAAGGAGGTACTTGATGCTGCTGAGAGGGCTGGGATTGATGTTATTGACTTAATACTGAACCAACTATATCTCAGAGACCCATCTGAGGGTATTAGGTTAAGGATTACGTTAGCTGAAAAGATGCTTAACGAGGCTAAGGAGTATTTAGCTAAGGGTGATCTAACTCAAGCCTCTGAGAAGGCGTATAAGGCTGCTGAGGAGGCTGTGAAGGCGCTTGCCGAAGAATTTAACTTACCTGAATATCAGCAGGCCATGAAGGAGGGGAGATGGTACATTTACAACCTATTTAACGCAGTATCAAAGCTCTCAATAAGGCTTGGCGATTGGGTTAGGGTAGGATGGAATTCAGCCTATGCCCTACACGCGTGGGGTTTCCATGAGGGTAAACTGGATGTAAATTCAGTAAGCCAAATGATTGAGGATGTGGAGAAAATGATTGTGGAAGTTAAGAAAGCGTTAAAGTAA
- a CDS encoding D-aminoacyl-tRNA deacylase — protein sequence MKIGLIVSKIDEASMGIWGMLRNMIKFKEVKANEYTSDLALALVSTKDIVYIDEADEWAKANNIDVLLFLSRHEMRNPKPLITFHTPGNWTSDVELGGKPGLVAVSEPRVLSNLFREAYRRIGELSGYSATLEATHHGPFVDKPAVFVEIGSTSNEWRNPKAQEFLASLIFDFLNDTNRYINDGKDVAVSIGDLHYATLTSHIINGEYDVGHMVPKYVNPTPMIIRMAVERNTVKPKLGIIHWKSLNAESRTMVEKELSKLGLMVVKRR from the coding sequence ATGAAGATTGGGCTAATTGTATCTAAGATTGATGAAGCCTCTATGGGTATTTGGGGTATGCTTAGGAATATGATTAAGTTTAAGGAAGTCAAGGCTAACGAATATACCTCAGACCTAGCCTTAGCCCTAGTTTCAACCAAGGACATAGTTTACATTGATGAGGCTGACGAATGGGCTAAGGCCAATAACATAGATGTATTGCTATTTCTAAGTAGGCATGAGATGAGGAATCCTAAGCCACTGATAACCTTCCACACCCCAGGTAATTGGACTAGTGACGTTGAGTTAGGTGGTAAACCAGGCCTTGTAGCGGTCAGTGAACCAAGGGTACTTTCAAATTTATTTAGGGAAGCGTATAGGAGAATTGGTGAATTAAGCGGCTATTCAGCAACCCTTGAGGCAACTCACCATGGTCCCTTTGTTGATAAGCCAGCAGTATTCGTAGAGATTGGCTCCACCAGTAATGAGTGGAGGAATCCTAAGGCTCAGGAGTTTTTAGCGTCGCTTATTTTTGATTTCCTTAATGACACTAATAGGTACATTAATGATGGTAAGGATGTTGCCGTATCGATAGGTGACCTACATTACGCTACGTTGACAAGCCACATAATTAATGGTGAATATGATGTAGGGCACATGGTACCTAAGTACGTTAACCCCACACCAATGATTATTAGGATGGCTGTTGAGCGCAACACAGTTAAACCAAAACTAGGTATAATACACTGGAAATCGCTTAACGCAGAATCAAGAACAATGGTTGAAAAGGAGTTAAGCAAGCTAGGGTTGATGGTGGTTAAGAGGAGGTAA